DNA sequence from the Acanthochromis polyacanthus isolate Apoly-LR-REF ecotype Palm Island chromosome 5, KAUST_Apoly_ChrSc, whole genome shotgun sequence genome:
tgaatctgaatctgaacacAAGAAGCCATGACTCCCCACCAAACCATGACACTCTGCCAAAGAGTCTAAGATCAGATTGTTCAGGTGGAAAAGAACCTCCAGctgtgttcatgatgtttacATGCTGGTGATGAGGTGTGGCAGACGGTTTTCACAAGAAATGTTTGTGAAAAGTTTTCTTAATTATGTATTAATCTGTTCTGTAGAATCACTGACTTCCTGCTgatgagaacaaaaatcctCCTTCAGCAAACTGCAGTAGGAGAAATCAGAATATACAGATGAATTTATTCTGATTCTTAgtcttttattctgcttttatttgatttatcaGCTGCTGTTGTTGGATTGAGTGCAGCAAAATTTCCTCTAATATTGATCAGACAGAAGAGTTTATTAATGTGATGATTGTTATTGATCAAACATTCATCCAGTCAATAGAATGTCTCCACTGAACATGGTCCTGGACAGCCCATAATAGTCAGACAGCCAGCAGGTGGTGCTCTGAccttctttgtgtatttttgctgctgtcacagtATTTCATCCACAAAAGGATCTGAAGGtgacattatattatattatattatgatGTTGGTCTAaaggtgatgatgtcactgatctgttgggaaaaaaaacatccagagagCAGATTCCAGCTTCTTTAATTACACACAGTACATAGTACTCAGAGTAATCAGAGTACTCAGAGTATTCAGAGTACTGTCGGTTCTCCTGCTTCCTCTTTCTTTAAAtctttatgtttatttaaagtTCTTTTCTCTCTGATCTAAATAATcatcagtttcattttcagttgtttctCAGTTTAATTAAATCAGGGTTCTCAGGGTTCCTGGGTTTTCAGGGTTCCTGGGTTCTCAGAGTTCTCAGGGTTCTTGGGTTCTTGCTGCCGGCAGGCGGCTGTAGGTCTGAGTCCAGTAGTTGACGTAGTCTGATCTCAGGTCGTAGCTGCACAAACAAACCACAGTCAGGAGGTTCTACTTAGAACGTCAGAACATCCGTCCTCAGTTTCATTTAATCCATCAAATACAATAAAGAAGAAGCTCAGGTGGAGAGAACCCCAGTAGAACACAGCAGAACACAGCAGAACACAATAGAATCAGGAAATAGAGTCCAGTAGAACGAACTAGAACAGAACACTGCAGCAGCGTGACAGTAGAGTGCAGTAGAACACAACAGAAAGGAAATAGAACACAATATGCAGTAGAACACTATAGCAGGACAACAGAACACAGTAGAGGGCAGCAGAACACAGTAGAACCACAATGGAACCACAGTGGAACACTATAGAACAACAGCAAGACCACCAGAATAGGAACATTTAGTATATAGTATAATAGAACCTCAGTAGAATCACAATGGAACCCAGTAGATCACAGTAGATTACAGTCGAACCTCATTAGAACCACAATAGAACCTCAGTAGAACCCAGTACCTGACGGAGGACATGGCCATCTTGCTGTTGATGGTCAGATACGGTCGGTGGTATTTGGTGAATTCAGGCCACGGAACTGGAACTTTGCTTTCACCAGAGTTAGGGTTCCTGGACAGGAGAACAATTTAGGCCAGTTTAAACCACTTCAGACAGTTTAAACCACTTCAGGCCAGTTTAATCCAGCTCAGACCACTCCAGGGACAAACAAAAGCCATTTTATAATCAAACTGAGCAGAAAGCTGTGGACCAGTCCAGATCTGTCCAGACCAGTCCAGTCTTTACTGGTCAGACTGGTATAAGGCCAGTCCCCCTGTGTGCTGCAGGGGAGTTTACCCGGTCCTGGCGAAGTTGGTCCAGTAGGCCATCATGTAGCCGGCCAGGTCTCGGTGGCGGGGGAAGTAGACCAGCGGGGTGGAGAAGGGTTTACCGAACAGGTACTGCAGGTCCTCGGCATGTTCGGCCTCCACCCAACTGGGGAACCCAGGGATCCTGGTCTTCATGTTGAACAGGTAGGAGAAGGTCCGGGCTCCGCTGAGGGACAAAGAGCCACAGGTGACTTCTGGACTTTGAACTGAACTTTTAGCTTCAGCAGGAACCAGCTGGAGCTTCTGAAAGACGAAAtatcttccagaacctccagctggttcctactgaagctcctatgatCACCACAACCTGATGACTGAGAATTTTGACAtaatagtttttatttcatgatcTACATTTGGATTTCTTCTACACATGTTGCTAATAACGAAGTtatgaaaccaaaatgaaagACTTTTTGAATCTGCTCTGAAGGATGAAGACCTGGTGTTGTTGGCATGCAGCTGCAGGGCGATCTGGGTCGGAACCAGGAACAAGAAGTCCGTCTCGATGTCGGCTACCGTCTTCTTCACCACAGCTGGATCGGGATATGAACCCCAGTGAGCAGAGTAAACGTTGAAGGCCGAATCCACGGCAGTGGTTCCCTTTTCATTGGTCAAACGAGTCAGAAAACCCTTCACCTGCTcactgaggacacacacacctgctgtTAGCACATCTGGAAACAGGCTAGCCCATCTAGAAATAGGCTAGCACATCTGGAAACAAGGTAACACATCTGGAAACAGGCTAGCACATCTAGAAACAGGCTAGCACATCTggaaacactttaaacatctgGATAAGGGTACAGGCTTACAGGTTTactgtctttatgctaagctaagataATTGCTGGCTACAGTTTCAGACTTCCTGTTACTGACAACAACATGTCAAACTGAACTTGTCCCATAGAACTTTTGTCTGACGGGCCAATCGGAGATGTGGTTGTGGAGTGACATCATCAGGATGATGGGCTGTGTAGAGTGCAGTGTAGTCTGCGTAGAGACGGAGCTCATATGGATAGGAAGCTTTCTGAGGCTCCATAGTTCAGATGCTTGGTGGATCCGAGAGCTTTATGATCCGTCACAGTCTGACATCACTGCACCTGAGCACACCTGTGTCCTCGCCatgtttctgcacatttctcttGTTGATGGAAGGAACGTCGACTCCTGCGAAGATGTGTCCGTCCATGCTGTTGACTCCGGCCATGTAGTCGAGCTGACCGGCGTTGTGGAACAGCCAACTGGGATCATCAGCAATGAAATCACCGTCAACCACCGGAGCGAGTTCCAGGAGATCCATGACCACACCTGAGAGACAAAGAAGGTAACCGTATGTGgagacaaaaccaccacaaagagacacaaaatgacaaagcatgaagaaaaattacaaaaaaatgagacacaaagacataaaactgtTCCAAAGATGCattaaataaccaaaatgaagcacaaaat
Encoded proteins:
- the LOC110969041 gene encoding bile salt-activated lipase-like: MDLLELAPVVDGDFIADDPSWLFHNAGQLDYMAGVNSMDGHIFAGVDVPSINKRNVQKHGEDTGVLRWASLFPDVLTAGVCVLSEQVKGFLTRLTNEKGTTAVDSAFNVYSAHWGSYPDPAVVKKTVADIETDFLFLVPTQIALQLHANNTSGARTFSYLFNMKTRIPGFPSWVEAEHAEDLQYLFGKPFSTPLVYFPRHRDLAGYMMAYWTNFARTGNPNSGESKVPVPWPEFTKYHRPYLTINSKMAMSSVRYWVLLRFYCGSNEVRL